One stretch of Pseudomonas sp. NC02 DNA includes these proteins:
- a CDS encoding precorrin-8X methylmutase, translated as MIDYIRDGQEIYRNSFAIIRAEARLDRIPADLEKLAVRVIHACGMVDAIDGLQFSEGAGKAGREALAAGAPILCDARMVSEGVTRTRLPANNQVICTLRDDSVPELARELGNTRSAAALELWRPHLEGSVVVIGNAPTALFYLLEMLDAGAPKPALILGFPVGFVGAAESKAMLAADSRGVPFVIMQGRLGGSAMAAAAVNALATEVE; from the coding sequence ATGATTGATTACATCCGCGACGGTCAGGAGATCTATCGCAACTCCTTCGCGATCATTCGCGCAGAAGCCCGGCTTGATCGCATCCCTGCCGACCTGGAAAAACTCGCGGTGCGGGTGATTCATGCCTGCGGCATGGTCGACGCCATCGACGGCCTGCAATTTTCCGAAGGTGCCGGCAAGGCCGGGCGCGAAGCCCTGGCCGCTGGCGCGCCGATCCTGTGTGATGCGCGGATGGTCTCCGAAGGCGTGACCCGTACGCGCCTGCCGGCCAACAATCAGGTGATCTGCACCCTGCGCGACGACAGCGTGCCGGAGTTGGCCCGCGAGTTGGGCAACACCCGTTCCGCCGCCGCCCTGGAGCTGTGGCGCCCGCACCTGGAAGGCAGTGTGGTGGTGATCGGCAATGCGCCGACAGCGCTGTTTTACCTGCTGGAAATGCTCGACGCCGGCGCGCCAAAACCTGCACTGATCCTCGGGTTCCCGGTGGGCTTTGTCGGCGCCGCCGAATCCAAGGCGATGCTGGCGGCAGACAGCCGCGGCGTACCGTTCGTGATCATGCAGGGCCGCCTCGGCGGCAGTGCGATGGCCGCCGCCGCGGTCAACGCCTTGGCCACGGAGGTAGAATGA
- a CDS encoding precorrin-2 C(20)-methyltransferase: MPARGRLIGLGVGPGDPELITLKALRLLRESPVVAYFVAKGKKGNAFGIIEDHLVPQQTLMPLVYPVTTEVLPAPLSYEQVISDFYDTASVDVAAHLDAGRDVAVICEGDPFFYGSYMYLHDRLAERYEAQVIPGVCSMLGGASVLGAPLVYRNQSLSVLSGVLPHDELKRRLADADAAVIMKLGRNFTKVRQVLEELGLASRALYVERATMANQKIVALDQVDPTSSPYFSLIIVPGERWQG; the protein is encoded by the coding sequence ATGCCGGCACGCGGACGTTTGATTGGCCTGGGCGTAGGCCCCGGCGATCCGGAACTGATTACCCTCAAAGCCCTGCGCCTGCTGCGCGAATCGCCGGTGGTGGCGTACTTCGTGGCCAAGGGCAAGAAGGGCAACGCCTTCGGCATCATCGAAGACCATTTGGTGCCCCAGCAAACCCTGATGCCGCTGGTGTACCCGGTGACCACTGAAGTGTTGCCGGCGCCGCTGTCCTACGAGCAAGTGATCAGCGATTTCTACGACACCGCCAGTGTCGACGTTGCGGCACATCTGGACGCGGGGCGCGATGTGGCGGTGATCTGTGAAGGCGACCCGTTCTTCTACGGCTCCTACATGTATTTGCACGACCGCCTGGCCGAGCGCTACGAAGCCCAGGTGATCCCGGGTGTGTGCTCGATGCTCGGTGGCGCCTCTGTACTGGGCGCACCGTTGGTGTACCGCAACCAGAGCCTGTCGGTGCTTTCCGGCGTGCTGCCCCATGACGAACTCAAGCGTCGCCTGGCGGATGCCGACGCGGCGGTGATCATGAAGCTGGGGCGCAACTTCACCAAGGTGCGTCAGGTACTGGAAGAATTGGGATTGGCGAGCCGGGCGTTGTACGTCGAGCGCGCGACCATGGCCAATCAGAAAATCGTCGCTCTGGATCAGGTCGATCCGACGTCCTCGCCGTATTTCTCGTTGATCATCGTTCCTGGTGAAAGGTGGCAAGGCTGA